A genomic segment from Paenibacillus sp. FSL K6-1096 encodes:
- a CDS encoding DUF1292 domain-containing protein, whose amino-acid sequence MTNEQIGQEEEPEIIYIPDEEGNEEEFEVIMKFEVDGSDAKYMMVVPLDSEDEETDEVYAFRYEEDGDDLQLFMIENDEEWAIVEETFNTLVDELDGGPEND is encoded by the coding sequence ATGACAAACGAACAGATCGGCCAAGAAGAAGAACCGGAAATTATCTATATTCCCGACGAGGAAGGTAATGAAGAGGAATTCGAGGTCATCATGAAGTTTGAAGTGGACGGATCGGATGCCAAGTATATGATGGTGGTTCCGCTCGATTCCGAGGATGAGGAGACGGATGAGGTATACGCTTTCCGTTACGAGGAAGACGGCGACGATTTGCAGCTCTTCATGATTGAGAATGATGAGGAATGGGCCATCGTGGAGGAGACCTTCAATACGCTGGTTGATGAGCTGGACGGAGGCCCGGAGAATGACTGA